In Phragmites australis chromosome 24, lpPhrAust1.1, whole genome shotgun sequence, the following are encoded in one genomic region:
- the LOC133907068 gene encoding E3 ubiquitin-protein ligase WAV3-like, with translation MESSPCAICHGDMRRTRSSGGCSGQDVFTAECSHQFHSRCVSGSGRVARGRFVCPLCIARWRELPSLRSTKPSPRPPPPSPALAAPTQPFFRPMEPRVFDDDDPVDRTPRLYGDQRLSASAEASNGGAVTLTTHCEYPALARDASADDFVVLVHARAPGAGAGGAAAPRAPLDLVTVLDVSGSMVGTKLALLKQAMVFVIDNLGPRDRLCVVSFSSGASRLMRLACMSDAGKALARRAVESLTAGGGTNIGEALRKAAKVLDERMHRNSVASVVLLSDGQDTYTVARRYGRNANYDALVPPSFAYTGAGSRSAPVHTFGFGTDHDAAAMHTIAEATGGTFSFIEDEAAIQDAFAQCIGGLLSVALQELRVDVTCVHQGVRVGAVKSGRFESHIDADGRAASVDVGELYADEERRFLVLVHVPRARATEDATHLIEVSCAYRDTATGRAKNVGGEDAVVLRPARAATAERSMEVERERVRVEAMEGIAAARAAAERGAHAEAAEILRSRHRSVARSAAARAGDSMCAALSRELQEMRARVSDSRRYELSGRAYVLSGLSSHAQQRATSRQMMSGEATRGAESAGDVSVAMATAGGTTSYMTPAMLDMLDRSRRSRELLQQRQHQTRDRRRTF, from the coding sequence ATGGAGAGCAGCCCGTGCGCCATCTGCCACGGCGACATGCGCCGCACCCGTAGCAGTGGCGGCTGCAGCGGCCAGGACGTCTTCACGGCGGAGTGCTCCCACCAGTTCCACTCCCGATGCGTCTCCGGGTCCGGAAGAGTCGCGCGCGGCCGCTTCGTCTGCCCGCTCTGCATCGCCCGGTGGCGCGAGCTGCCATCGTTGCGCTCCACGAAGCCGTCGccgcggccgccaccgccgtcgcccgCGCTGGCCGCGCCGACCCAGCCGTTCTTCCGGCCCATGGAGCCGCGTGTGTTCGACGACGACGACCCGGTGGACCGGACGCCTCGGCTTTACGGTGACCAGCGCCTCAGTGCAAGCGCGGAGGCATCCAATGGAGGAGCAGTAACGCTCACCACGCACTGCGAGTACCCGGCTCTGGCGAGGGACGCGTCCGCCGACGACTTCGTCGTGCTCGTGCACGCCAGGGCTCCCGGGGCCGGGgctggcggcgcggcggcgccgcGCGCGCCTCTGGACCTGGTGACCGTGCTCGACGTGAGCGGCAGCATGGTGGGGACCAAGCTGGCGCTGCTGAAGCAGGCCATGGTGTTCGTCATCGACAACCTCGGGCCCCGTGACCGCCTCTGCGTCGTGTCCTTCTCCTCCGGCGCGAGCCGCTTGATGCGGCTGGCGTGCATGTCGGACGCCGGGAAGGCCCTGGCGAGGCGTGCCGTGGAGTCCCTCACGGCGGGCGGAGGCACCAACATTGGGGAGGCCCTTCGAAAGGCTGCGAAGGTGCTCGACGAGCGCATGCACAGGAACTCCGTCGCTAGCGTCGTGCTCCTTTCCGACGGGCAGGACACGTATACCGTGGCAAGGCGCTACGGCCGCAACGCCAACTACGACGCGCTCGTGCCGCCTTCCTTTGCGTACACCGGCGCGGGAAGCCGGTCGGCGCCGGTCCACACGTTCGGCTTCGGCACGGACCACGATGCCGCGGCTATGCATACCATCGCCGAGGCCACGGGCGGCACGTTCTCGTTCATCGAGGATGAGGCGGCCATCCAAGACGCGTTCGCGCAGTGCATCGGGGGGCTCCTCTCCGTCGCCCTGCAGGAGCTTCGCGTTGACGTCACGTGCGTGCACCAAGGCGTGCGCGTCGGGGCGGTCAAGTCCGGCCGCTTCGAGAGCCACATCGACGCGGACGGCCGCGCCGCCTCTGTCGACGTCGGCGAACTCTACGCGGACGAGGAGAGGCGCTTCTTGGTGTTGGTGCACGTGCCAAGAGCCCGCGCCACGGAAGATGCCACACACCTGATTGAAGTGAGCTGCGCTTACCGTGACACGGCGACTGGACGGGCCAAGAACGTGGGCGGCGAGGACGCGGTCGTGCTGAGGCCCGCGCGCGCGGCGACCGCGGAGCGCTCCATGGAGGTCGAGCGCGAGCGCGTCCGGGTGGAGGCGATGGAGGGCATCGCGGCGGcccgggcggcggcggagcggggCGCGCACGCGGAGGCAGCGGAGATACTCCGGAGCCGGCACCGGTCGGTGGCGCGGTCCGCCGCGGCCCGGGCGGGCGACTCCATGTGCGCCGCGCTGTCACGCGAGCTGCAGGAGATGCGCGCTCGCGTGTCGGACAGTCGGCGGTACGAGCTATCCGGGCGCGCGTACGTGCTCTCCGGGCTGAGCTCGCACGCGCAGCAGCGCGCCACGTCGCGGCAGATGATGTCCGGCGAGGCGACGCGGGGCGCCGAATCGGCTGGTGACGTCAGCGTGGCGATGGCTACGGCGGGCGGCACTACCTCGTACATGACGCCGGCGATGCTGGACATGCTGGACCGGTCGCGGAGGTCGCGGGAGCTGCTGCAGCAACGCCAACATCAGACAAGGGACCGGAGAAGAACCTTTTGA